The following nucleotide sequence is from Bacteroidota bacterium.
CCGGTTCCTTTGGCTGCTTCCTGACATTGATAACAAAACATACTCATAGTATAAATTTATTTATTGGTTTTACATTTATTAAAATCTATTTTGATTTGAATGAGGCATTCCTTTTCCATGGGAATGGAATTAGCTTTAAGTAAAGTAAGAATCCTTACTTGTCTTTTCACCTTCCCTTAATAAAGTGCTCTTATAGGAAATCTAAACCCAGTCTTCGCTGATTACTTCGCCTTCTACAGAAACAATGGCCAGTTTAATGGGTACTTTCCGGCTGGCATGGGATGCTGCCGTTTTTACCATTTGCAATAAACCTCCACAACATGGCACCGACATAATCATTACCGTGATAGTATTGACTTTAGCCTGATCAATCAAAGCTACAGTTTTCTGAAGGTAGGTGTCCATGCCGCTGTCGAGCTTGGGGCAAGCAATGGCAAGACTCTTACCTTTTAGGTATTGCTGATGGAAATTACCCAGTGCGTAAGACACACAATCGGCAGCAATCAGCAGGTCGGCATTCTGAAAATAGTTTGCCGCCGGATTGATCAGGTGCATCTGCACAGGCCATTGACGCAATTGCGATTGGGCTGAAACAGTTTGGGTAGTGTCTACTGCCATTCCGCGTGGCTCGAAACTCATGGCCTGCGAACCCGGGCACCCGCCGCCAGCATGAGCCATTGGACGGGCATGTACATTTGGTTGAGCCGATGGTGGAGTGTGTACGTGTGGTTTATGACCATGGTTATGCACCACTTCTATTACTTCATCTACATTGAAAGCGATGCTGGCTTCGTTTGCCCGCAGATACCGGACTCCTTCTTTTAGAAAAGCCATTTCGTTATGGTCTTTCAGGTGCTTCAGGTGGGCAATTACGGTGTTTTTACCTTTTTCAACCATCATTTCCATTACTTTGGTTTCGTTGTAGGGCTCAGCCTCACGCTTTTCTATTGTAATGGCCCCAAGCGGACAATGCCCTATGCAGGCTCCCAATCCGTCGCATAGCAAATCGCTGATCAGCCGTGCCTTGTTATCGATAATCTGTAAGGCTCCTTCGTGGCAATTCGGAACACATTCACCGCATCCGTTGCAAAGATCTTCGTCAATTTTTACCAGTTCCCGTATCATCGTTTCAGTATTATATTGTTTGTATGCCACAAAGCTAATTGCATAGGAGGAGCCAAAACGGTAACATATGTTACAACAATCGAAATTAATTCGATAATTTTGTTTTTCTCAAATTAACAGGCTTAAAACCTAATTCATTTATAAAATGTACGAAGAACTCACACATTGCATTCTTTTTAATGGATTGACAGAAACCCAGATTGAGTCGAAATTTTCAGGCATCGAAGTGTCGGAAAAGCAATATACCAAAGACGAGCTGATTGCCACTTACGACGAAGAATGCCGCAATCTGCTTATTGTAATGGAAGGCAGTGTGAAAGGCGAGATGGTAGATTTTAGCGGAAAAACCATTAAAATTGAAGACATAGAGAGTGTGCGCATGCTCGCCCCGGCATTTATGTTCGGACAAAACAACCGCTACCCTGTGAGCATTGTGGCCAATAACGAGGTGCGCATCCTGAGTATTTCACGAGACAACTTCCTCAGCCTGCTCATGAGCGAAAAACGCATATTAACCAATTACCTGAATAGCATATCTAACAGGGCCCAGTTTCTTTCGAATAAAATCCGCTTTCTATCCTTTCAAACCATCAAGGGAAAAATTGCCCATTATCTATTGCAGGTGCGCCAAAAGACGCAATCGGACAGGTTTGTATTACCGAAATCTCACAACGAACTGTCGGAACTTTTTGGTGTGGCGCGGCCATCGCTCAGCCGGGCCATGAGCGAATTGGCTAAGGACGGGTATATACACACCGATGGAAAAATGATAGAAATAGCAGATAAGGTAGGGCTTAGCAGTTTGCTTAAGGATTGATGTTGTGCTGAAGCAAAACTTAAGCTTCTGCTACTATTAAGTTAGTAGCAAGGCGGTCCATGTTGGCACAACTTAATTTTTTTCAAACTAAAACAAACATTCTCGTAATTAATTTAAAGGTTTTGGTGCTTTGAATAATCCAGACCCTTCAGTAATAATTTTTTTTGCCCTCGCGCTTTTGCCCTAAGGGGCAATTAGGGAAAAAAGCCAGCCCCCGCACATTACAGTACATCGGGCAAACCCCACAAGGCCTGCCCACAACCAAAGTTTGCCCGAAGAGCTGTAATTTTCCACCCCGCCAATGCTAATAGTGAAGATTCTGATTAAATTTAGACTTTCGATAAACCCGACATGATATCAAAAGACGAAGCATATAAAATTATTCAACAGTTAGTTGAAAGATTTGCAGAACAACTCGATTCTTATAAATCCGGTGAATATAACGAGACCTTAACACGCCGCGATTTTATTGACCCATTTTTTAAAGCTTTAGGTTGGGATATTGATAATTCACAAGGATATGCCGAAGCTTATCGTGAGGTTATTCACGAAGACAAGGTGAAAATTGGAAAGGCAACAAAAGCACCTGATTATTCATTTCGTTTGCCCGGAGGTAAACGACTTTTCTTTGTTGAGGCAAAAAAACCAAGTGTTCTTGTGCGGGAAGATATTTCAGTGTCTTATCAGGTTCGTCGTTATGGGTGGAGTGCAAAACTACCAGTAAGTATTGTAACCGACTTTGAAGAATTTGCAGTCTACGATTGTACTAAAAAGCCCAATCCTACAGACAAATCATCCATTGCAAGGATTAAATACCTCACTTACGATAAATACCTCGATGAATTTGAATATCTCTGGGATATCTTTTCAAAAGAAAGAGTTTTAAAAGGTAGTTTTGACCGCTATGTACAAAGTGATACGGTCAGAAAAGGTACAGCTACCGTTGATAAGGAGTTTTTAACCTCGCTTGATTCTTGGAGAACTTATTTAGCTACAAGCATTAGTATTAAAAACAAACAGCTTGACGAAGACGAAATAAATTTTGCCGTACAACAAACCATTGATAGATTAATTTTTCTTCGTATTGCCGAGGATAGGGGAGTAGAGCCATACGGACAACTTAAATTATCTGTAAACGCTAAGGGCGATTCATACCAAAACCTTTTTCAAAACTTTAAAAAAGCTGATGAGAAATACAATTCAGGTTTATTCGACTTCAAAAAGGACGTAATTTCAGAATCGCTGACAATTGATAATAAAGTAGTAAAAACTATTATCAGTGAAATGTATTACCCTGAAAG
It contains:
- a CDS encoding 4Fe-4S binding protein, whose protein sequence is MIRELVKIDEDLCNGCGECVPNCHEGALQIIDNKARLISDLLCDGLGACIGHCPLGAITIEKREAEPYNETKVMEMMVEKGKNTVIAHLKHLKDHNEMAFLKEGVRYLRANEASIAFNVDEVIEVVHNHGHKPHVHTPPSAQPNVHARPMAHAGGGCPGSQAMSFEPRGMAVDTTQTVSAQSQLRQWPVQMHLINPAANYFQNADLLIAADCVSYALGNFHQQYLKGKSLAIACPKLDSGMDTYLQKTVALIDQAKVNTITVMIMSVPCCGGLLQMVKTAASHASRKVPIKLAIVSVEGEVISEDWV
- a CDS encoding Crp/Fnr family transcriptional regulator; translation: MYEELTHCILFNGLTETQIESKFSGIEVSEKQYTKDELIATYDEECRNLLIVMEGSVKGEMVDFSGKTIKIEDIESVRMLAPAFMFGQNNRYPVSIVANNEVRILSISRDNFLSLLMSEKRILTNYLNSISNRAQFLSNKIRFLSFQTIKGKIAHYLLQVRQKTQSDRFVLPKSHNELSELFGVARPSLSRAMSELAKDGYIHTDGKMIEIADKVGLSSLLKD